In a single window of the Apteryx mantelli isolate bAptMan1 chromosome 11, bAptMan1.hap1, whole genome shotgun sequence genome:
- the LOC136992955 gene encoding olfactory receptor 14A16-like — MSNSSSLNEFLLLAFANTRELQLLHFSLFLGIYLAALLGNGLIITAVACDHRLHTPMYFFLLNLSFLDLGSISITVPKSMANSLWDTRAISYLGCAAQIFFFFFLISAEYSLLTVMSYDRYVAICKPLHYGSIMGMRACAKMAAAAWASGFLYAVLHTANTFSIPLCQGNTVDQFFCEIPQILKLSCSDSYLREVGLLVVNVCLVFVYFVFIVLSYVQIFTAVLRMPSEQGRHKAFSTCLPHLAVVSLFVSTIMFAYLKPPSLSLPSLDLVVTVLYSVVPPAVNPVIYSMRNKELKDALRKVIQLVLVWQQ, encoded by the coding sequence atgtccaacagcagctccctcaacgagttcctcctcctggcatttgcgaacacaagggagctgcagctcttgcacttctcgctcttcctgggcatctacctggctgcccttctgggcaacggcctcatcatcacagctgtagcctgtgaccaccgcctccacactcccatgtacttcttcctcctcaacctctccttcctcgaccttggctccatctccatcactgtccccaaatccatggccaattccctgtgggacaccagggccatttcctacttaggatgtgctgcccagatatttttcttctttttcttaatttcagcagagtattctctcctcacagtcatgtcctatgaccgctatgttgccatttgcaaacccctgcactatgggagcATCATGGGCAtgagagcttgtgccaaaatggcagcagctgcctgggccagtggtttcctctatgctgtcctgcacactgctaacaccttttcaataccactctgccaaggcaacacagtggaccagttcttctgtgagattccccagatcctcaagctctcctgctcagactcctacctcagggaagttgggcttcttgtggttaatgtctgtttagtctttgtgtactttgttttcattgtgctgtcctatgtgcagatcttcactgctgtgctgaggatgccctctgagcagggacgacacaaagccttttccacatgcctccctcacctggccgtggtctccctgtttgtcagcactatcatgtttgcctacctgaagcctccctccctctccttgccatctctggatctggtggtgactgttctgtactcagtggtgcctccagcagtgaaccccgtcatctatagcatgaggaacaaggagctcaaggatgcactgaggaaagtTATTCAGCTGGTGCTAGTTTGGCAGCAATAA